Proteins from one Lepidochelys kempii isolate rLepKem1 chromosome 6, rLepKem1.hap2, whole genome shotgun sequence genomic window:
- the LOC140913437 gene encoding cell division cycle-associated protein 4-like, which yields MGEEEGLHQTQLLDTMFVRGLKRKCFDGEEDIEGTLAGFKAIPSYNLQRQSLLDMSLVKLQLCHMLVEPNLCRSVLIANTVRQIQEEMTQDGTWQMINTQSAGQTSLDRLVSTDILCRSSKEQAEGKLVPVYSTFTKDCEGTQSQDNSEIMSTVTSPQAPRNLQSNMWEMENPQENRGNFQKSLDQIFETLENKSPNTVEDLFSEVDNSYYDLDTVLTGMMSNTKMGHCDVLETFPSQTTTNSNSNCKSDLNELDHIVEILVES from the exons atgggagaagaggaaggacTCCACCAAACGCAGCTACTG GACACAATGTTTGTGCGAGGATTGAAGAGAAAATGTTTTGATGGTGAAGAAGATATTGAAGGAACTCTGGCTGGTTTTAAGGCTATCCCTTCATATAATCTTCAGCGACAGTCACTTTTAGATATGTCTTTGGTCAAACTTCAATTATGCCACATGCTTGTTGAGCCTAATCTTTGTCGTTCGGTACTTATAGCCAATACGGTGCGGCAAATCCAAGAGGAAATGACTCAGGATGGGACTTGGCAGATGATAAATACACAGAGTGCAGGACAGACTTCTCTAGATCGTCTAGTTTCTACAGATATCCTTTGCCGTTCATCCAAGGAACAAGCTGAAGGAAAGCTTGTTCCAGTTTATAGTACCTTCACTAAAGACTGTGAGGGTACCCAGTCGCAAGATAATTCGGAAATTATGTCAACAGTTACATCACCACAAGCTCCAAGAAACCTGCAAAGTAATATGTGggaaatggagaatccacaaGAAAATAGAGGAAACTTTCAAAAATCATTAGATCAAATATTTGAGACGTTGGAGAATAAAAGTCCTAATACAGTTGAAGATCTGTTTTCAGAAGTTGACAATTCTTACTATGACCTTGATACAGTATTAACAGGAATGATGAGCAACACAAAAATGGGACACTGTGATGTGCTCGAAACATTTCCTTCTCAGACAACCACAAATTCTAACTCTAACTGTAAATCTGATCTTAATGAGCTTGATCATATTGTGGAGATCCTTGTTGAATCTTGA